One Streptomyces sp. B21-105 genomic region harbors:
- a CDS encoding 2Fe-2S iron-sulfur cluster-binding protein: MPTVIFQLPDGTERKVTAASGTALMQAAVSNGVPGIVAECGGNASCATCHVYVDAAQSESAGPPNDVEDEMLDFTASERRPTSRLSCQLQLSDALDGLVVHVPEEQV, from the coding sequence ATGCCCACCGTCATCTTCCAGTTGCCCGACGGGACCGAACGCAAGGTCACCGCCGCGTCGGGGACCGCGCTCATGCAGGCGGCCGTCTCGAACGGCGTCCCGGGCATCGTCGCCGAGTGCGGCGGCAACGCCTCCTGCGCCACCTGCCACGTCTACGTCGACGCCGCGCAGTCCGAGTCGGCGGGCCCGCCGAACGACGTCGAGGACGAGATGCTGGACTTCACCGCCTCCGAACGCCGGCCCACCAGCCGGCTCAGCTGCCAGCTCCAGCTTTCCGACGCCCTGGACGGACTGGTCGTCCACGTGCCCGAGGAGCAGGTATGA
- a CDS encoding cytochrome P450: MSPLTTAAPGAPVVDLDLADLRRDPYPAYAELRRTAPLAWVPSVGRHLLTRYEDIVHAEKLPEVFSSREEGSLLLRTVGPNMLREDDPNHRRLRSAAEPPTRPRQVRDLWAASFERTAHELLDRIAGRGEADLIADFAEPLVAANLALVLGLRTASAEDIADWSRAMMAGNSNYADDPDIWLRAERATRAIEGAVAEAAETARREPDGSVISSMIHAAGPVELAEIQNNVKVIIGGGVNEPRDVFGVGAWALLNRPGVLDRVLADPASWKRVFEETARWVSPIGMYPRQLTQEYEIAGVTLPAGSRVALVIASGNRDEAVFERADEFDIDRPHRPHLAFGGGPHFCMGAWVARHEVSAIAWPLVFSRLKGLRLAEGATASDSDSAAGRMDGWVFRGLTSLNVTWQAA; encoded by the coding sequence ATGAGCCCCCTGACGACGGCGGCGCCCGGCGCTCCGGTCGTCGACCTGGACCTCGCCGACCTGCGCCGCGACCCCTACCCCGCCTACGCCGAGCTGCGCCGCACCGCTCCGCTCGCCTGGGTGCCCTCGGTCGGCCGGCACCTGCTCACCCGGTACGAGGACATCGTCCACGCGGAGAAGCTGCCCGAGGTGTTCAGCTCCCGTGAGGAGGGCTCGCTGCTGCTGCGCACGGTCGGCCCCAACATGCTCCGCGAGGACGACCCGAACCACCGCAGGCTGCGATCCGCCGCCGAGCCGCCCACCCGCCCACGCCAGGTCCGAGACCTGTGGGCGGCCTCCTTCGAACGCACCGCGCACGAACTGCTCGACCGCATCGCCGGCCGCGGCGAGGCCGACCTGATCGCCGACTTCGCCGAGCCGCTCGTCGCCGCCAACCTGGCCCTGGTCCTGGGCCTGCGCACGGCGAGCGCCGAGGACATCGCCGACTGGTCGCGGGCGATGATGGCCGGCAACAGCAACTACGCCGACGACCCCGACATCTGGCTCCGCGCCGAGCGGGCCACCCGGGCCATCGAGGGCGCGGTCGCCGAAGCCGCCGAGACCGCCCGGCGCGAGCCCGACGGCTCGGTGATCTCCTCCATGATCCACGCGGCCGGGCCGGTGGAACTCGCGGAGATCCAGAACAACGTCAAGGTCATCATCGGCGGGGGCGTCAACGAGCCGCGTGACGTCTTCGGGGTGGGCGCCTGGGCACTGCTGAACCGCCCCGGGGTGCTGGACCGGGTCCTGGCGGATCCGGCGAGCTGGAAGCGGGTCTTCGAGGAGACCGCCCGCTGGGTCTCGCCGATCGGCATGTACCCGCGCCAGCTCACCCAGGAGTACGAGATCGCCGGGGTGACCCTCCCGGCCGGCAGCCGCGTCGCCCTCGTCATCGCCTCCGGCAACCGGGACGAGGCGGTGTTCGAGCGGGCCGACGAGTTCGACATCGACCGGCCGCACCGCCCGCACCTCGCCTTCGGCGGCGGTCCGCACTTCTGCATGGGCGCGTGGGTCGCGCGCCACGAGGTCAGCGCGATCGCCTGGCCCCTCGTCTTCAGCCGCCTGAAGGGACTGCGCCTCGCCGAAGGCGCGACAGCATCCGACAGCGACTCCGCCGCAGGCCGCATGGACGGCTGGGTGTTCCGCGGGCTGACCTCGCTGAACGTCACCTGGCAAGCAGCCTGA
- a CDS encoding cupin domain-containing protein: protein MVRRVVTGVSPSGKPVIVSDGEPPRTRQFTHTPGFARSVVWNTASPAVPSEDPTADLTNFVPAPGETVALTVTFAPGSVYADPSWDPIAAADEQLEASPGLAELFEPDNPGMHTTPTVDYGVVLSGEIVLDLDGGETAVLRPGDIVVQNATRHAWRNNGTEPATMFFVLIGAGDIS, encoded by the coding sequence ATGGTCCGTCGTGTCGTCACCGGAGTCAGCCCGAGCGGCAAGCCCGTGATCGTCAGTGACGGTGAGCCGCCGCGCACCCGTCAGTTCACCCACACCCCCGGCTTCGCCCGCTCCGTGGTGTGGAACACGGCCTCTCCCGCCGTCCCGTCCGAGGACCCGACGGCAGACCTCACGAACTTCGTCCCGGCTCCCGGCGAGACGGTCGCCCTGACCGTCACCTTCGCGCCGGGCAGCGTCTACGCCGACCCGTCCTGGGACCCGATCGCCGCGGCGGACGAGCAACTGGAGGCCAGCCCCGGTCTCGCCGAGCTCTTCGAGCCCGACAACCCCGGCATGCACACCACCCCGACCGTCGACTACGGCGTCGTCCTGAGCGGCGAGATCGTCCTCGACCTCGACGGCGGCGAGACAGCGGTCCTGAGGCCCGGCGACATCGTCGTGCAGAACGCCACCCGGCACGCCTGGCGCAACAACGGCACCGAGCCCGCCACCATGTTCTTCGTCCTCATCGGCGCGGGCGACATCTCATGA